TGTGAGAGTGTGAGAGttgttataaaaattataacttCAATGGCCTTTGGATTTTCGAACATGACGAAGGAAACGTGAGTAACGCACTGAATGAGAAATGCAAAATTCCAACTACAATGAAAAATGCGCTATGGGGTTTAAGGGCCCATTTTGGGACCATGTGCCCATTATATAAATCTTTTATTCTTTTGGGCTAAACTGTAATTTTCGGAGTGGTTGAATGCATCTGAAAAGAAACTATGAAAGTGTATTTAATTTAAGGTTTTGAAAACCTTTTAATCATtgctttatttattaatttaatcgATTTAGttgtattttaataaataaaacataatgaTCAAAGTTTTGCAAATCAGACTAGTTATTAAACCGTTCTAATCAATAATTTATTggtttatttatctaatttgttCAATTGTGGTTTAAtcagaaaaattattttataataaaataataaataaaacataattatagtataatataaactttaaaatgtcatccaaatttaaaatactatCAACCAAAATCTTATGATTTTATCAAAAtacaaattcaaaagtcaaataacaagaaaaaaattcaaagattAACAAGATTTTAGCATAATTTTAACAGATTAATAAACTTTTTTAAAGATTAACAATGAGCAGTAACAATGAACATAATTTTAACaaagattaataattttttttcaaagattaACAAGGAGCACTTGGACAGTAACAATGAGCATAATTTCAGCATAATTTTTAGCATAATTTTAACAaagattaataaattttttcaaagattaacaagcaataaatataatttcagctaacttattttcaatttttagaaaaaagtaACAAAATAGAGTCCAGTACAACACAACACAATAGTAATGGCTAATCAAGTAATCATTCAACAATTCAATCAGACCAGCATTAGCAACATCACAATCATACGTCGAcgaacaaagaaccaagaacgaaaatttaaaaaaaaaacaaagaaaccaATATGAGTAGCACTAACAGAATTGTAAATCTTTGTTTTGACTTCTGAGCAGTTTGAGCATAGGGGCAGAAGCGCACCGAAGATGGAGGCCAGGTGACGAGCACAACAATGGCGGGTTGGAAGAAGTTGCGGCTGACAAACGAAGAGCAAACTCCAACATGCCAAGCTCAAGAAAGAAGCTACGATTGGTGGGTTGGAAACTTTAAGCACCACGACTAGACAAGACGGTGGTGCCTGAGCGTAACGGAGCAGATGAAGACCAGGGACTAACGTCGAGCTCGAGGAAGGAGGTACGATTgttgaatgaagaagaagagcgGACAACCAGACGATGAAGGTGGTACCTGAGCTCGACGGATGGCGGCAGTCCTTGCAGCAGTGGTCGAGAAGTTAGGGTTTCAAGTGGCAGCTCTCTGAAGTCTGAACTGAAGGGAAGGAGAAGAAAGGGTAGCTGGGTAGAGTTTCAAAGTTTTTTTCCCTATTAAACTTCAAACGGTGCTGTTTTGGGTAAAGTTGGTCGAGTTTCGATTTGGTCTGACCGACTGGTTCAACAGTTTGCAAACGGTTTTTATATTTGTGGTTTTTCTTTTAAACCAAACCGCAGAGATGTCTGATTTGTGTTTGGACCAGTTCGatctaattttcaaaaccatGGTTGGAGGGTAGAGTTGGGATTTGTTCAACTaggattttttttctaaaaaaaattaaaaggtcATACGATGTTTTTGGGtgggatttaaaaaaaaaataaatatcgaACCTGTCTGAATTTTTCAAACCTGTTGATTCACCGTTTTTACAAAATTTGGATGAGTCAAACCAGTGAGATGggtttttattctttattttgttatgaaatttctagtaaaaataattttttttatcacaaGTTAAAAGAGTTATTTTCTTCTTTCCGTATTCCTTTTATCACTTTCTAAAACAATTGAACTATTGTGCCTCCTTGAAAATAGTCAATGGCAGGCTGTGTAAAGTGCTCCATGACAAAGCAAAAGTGAGTTGTCCCCGCCATTTTTATTCTTCTTAATGTATTCCTTCAAGGCCTTCGCATTTCGCATCCATCACTTCAAAATCAACAGTTTTATTATTTTGCGCTAATGCTCATGCTTCATCACGAAAAACATATGCCACAAAGATACCCATACTTATTCAAAAAATTACAAGCACACTTGAACTACCCCGTCTTTTTGTCAAATAGGACAATGATATCTCTGCCAGAAAATCCATTATTTCTCCAATGTATGCACTTTGTGTTCAAAGACCTTCTTAACCTAACAAAGTTAACAATTGCAACCCTTTCAATTTCCTTGTGAACATCCACGAAGATTTCTCGTGTATACAAAAGGATAGCAAAGCACTTGATTGCCTCCAAACTAGTAGTCATGACCGACATATTGTCAATGGGCGAAATTGAGCCAATAATTCGTTATTTCTATAATCAAGGACCATTAGCTCCAAATTTTGCACGAGCTCAAGAATTGTATTCTTCTACTGTAGAAAATTCTTAACCACGACATTAATTCCTTAGCACCAAGATGTCGTCTTGAAACTAGCACAAAACTTACTTTGTATATAGACATTTTAGCCACATCTGCTTCTTACTAAAATATTGATTAGCCCACAAACTACCATGCAAGCCATATTCGTCAACCGACTGTGTCCACTCGTCCAAAAATTGTTCAACTTTCATGTCTGCAAACAACCACCTATTGAATCAGTATCACAAAGATACATTCTTCAGGTTTGATGTCACATTCTTGTGCCGTGCGTAGAGATGGTGGGTTGATTTAGAAAAAACCAAACTAATGCCTTTATGTATGGCCTCTTCCCCATTTATAACCACTGCGGACGACATCCTTTAACACATGACATCCAATAAGGATTGAAGCAACCATGTTTATGACGCAACTATTTCAtccaaaactaaactaaatcCAAATATGGTGGTTTGTTTATGGTTGttagaaatagagaaaatcacCGGCGACCTTCTATATTTGTTCTTTTTGTATGTAGAGTCAAACACGAGAACATCACAAAAATACTGAAAATCAACTCGACTGCTTCCATCAGCCCATAAAATGATTGTCCAACATGTCCTCATATGTCAAGTTATACCTAACCATTACCATTGGAACTGCTTCTGCCAAATCTTCTAAATATGCAATTGCAACCTCAACATCTCCATCCTCTATCCTTCTATGCCTTCTTTTATCAATATAGTTGTAAGCATCCTTCTTCAGAAAATCAACTAGAGAATATTCACCTGCCATTCTCGTCATGTACAGCAAACTCTTTGCTATCGAAATTCCACGCTCATTAAGCCCATTTAATTGAGCTCTGGCTGCATCCGTCATTGAGCAATACCTCTGGATCAAGTGCACAATGTAATGGAGTCAACTTATGGTTATGGTTGTTATTGAGCTTCCTTACATGCCATAATGATGCACTCGTGTCTAGGTAAATGGAAAATTTAGCCTCCCAATTTGTCCTATTCTCTATTTGTGTACCCTTCTCTTGTCTAATCAATTGTATTGTTTCGCATCTTGCAACATTTTCCTATTTCAAAAGAACATCCTTCTAATTAGGTGATTGTCATCATCCTTCGAGAATTACCCTTCCTTATACCTACACCCACACGTCCAACTTTCATTATGACATGCATTGTCTTCATACCATGCTGACAACCACGGTCAGCACCGTAGAACCGTTCGaataattttctaaaatatcCCATTACATGAAATAAATAGTCTTGAGATGGGAAGAGAAATAtctcgaaaaaaaaaaaaaaactcaagcACATTTAAGTCATTTCATGTAATTCAGATCTTTTTACATAAGtctctaattattaattaattaaagattTATCTAATTTGTATTCGAAGAACGCATattaaaatgataaattaagattttttgtaaatacaaaaatttaaatttttaatatatttatcttttatttattaaataaaaatattttaaacatagTAATTTTATCATGTATCTGTTAACTAAATCTATTAATTAATCATGCTCTAAGTTAATAGAAAAAGATTTGTGTGACATTTGATGAAATATTAATGACACTCAAATTGAAAATCACATTTTAATGATTGAATAATGAGTATCCCCCTAAATAATTGAAGAAATTAATTATCTTATCACTAATACTACTTAATTATTAATCAACTTTAAAAATAACCTTatctaaaagtaaaaatattctTAAGCTCACACTACCTGACCTTATCTGCCATGAATAAAAAGACCGTCCATATTGGAATATATTCGGTACCACCACAATAACAGTCCAATCAAACTTGGTACTTCACCTCCTTGTGTTACAGACAAACAAGGGTATCACAAAGACATAGAAAAATTATACATTTACGTAAGTAAAAAACAAACAGAAACCTATTATTGAGAGAACTAATCCTAAAACTAAAAAAACACACAAGTGTGTGTGTCGATGtacttttgtgtttttgttttctAGTGTTTTTCCCAAAGCCATAGAAGTAGAACCGTTTGCTcagtcatttttattttatttccgAGTTGAGAAATTCCTATTTTGTCCTCCTAGAGAGAGAAAACATCAGGCATAGGTAATTGGAAGGTTGTAAGAGAGAGAAAGGAAATTTTGGTCTTTTTTGTGTGTTCCAATGGTTCAACTGGGAACCCAAAGCAGGGTTgtgagaagaaagaaaaatttaatctttttctGATGGGTTGTCCTGAGCCTATGATCTTGTGAGAACCCAGAAAGCGATCTTTGATGCGCTCATAGGATTGGCCGATTCAACCCCAAACGTCTTTGGTGGCCGTTGATTTCGTTATTTCAttgttttccttttttgttcCCTCCGAGATATGAACGGTGGCGATGAGGTCGTCGCAGCTCCGGCGGGTCCACCGAACCCTCTGGAGTGGAAATTCTCGCAGGTTTTCGGCGAACGCACGGCCGGTGAAGAGGTTCAGGAAGGTAATTACAGCACCTTGTATTGTTGATTGGATAAAAAAAGGGACATTTTTTTTGGGGACCGAGGGGGGACTTGTCGGATCCAATTGATTTGTTGGGATTAGGGTTTGATTCCGATGTTTCGATCTGTTTTGGATCGTGTTCCGACACTCCCTTGTAGTTTAGGCTTCTGGGTCGTTGAGTAATGTTGGTTTTGACTAGTGGGTCATTGCTTTAATCATTGCCTGATTCGGGTCTTGATTGCTTTTCTCCTTTTGGTTGATTTTGTCAGTGTTTTCGTGCGCttgtgtatgtgtgtgtgggAAGGTAGTAGTGTGGAATGATATGCTTTGACCTGGATGTTTTTTGAGGTTTGTGTGTCTTTGCATTGTAAATTCACTTGATTGGATTGTGGGGAGTGTGAGACTGAGCTGATGATGACACTTGCCTCGTGTTTGTGGCAATTTGTGTTGTGTTTTCTAGCCCGTGCTTTGTGTTGCGAATAACAGCTTTTGTTGTTGCTAATTGGTCGCTGTATTTTCTCAATAATGTGTGAGCTTGTGTGAGTGTGTCATGTTTAAGATCTTGTTGTTATGTAGTTTGATTTGTGGCGTTGAAGATTGGCTGCTGTAATCCGTGGCATCGACAATGGAAAGCCATTTGGTTTGCAGCATAATTTGCTACCTATGAGTATAAGTAATGGTGGTGTCTCTTTGACTAGATATTCTTGGTTGAAAACTTAATTTTGTCAGCATTAGACAGGGAAAGTTGTCTTCCATTTCTCTCAATATGAAACAGCCTAGATGTGGAATTATCATTAAGTTATATGTACGTGTCGACAAATTTGGAACGTCGTCATGGATTTGTCGTGATACTCATATTTATGTTGTTGCGCGGTTACATAAATTTATAGTGTAGAATTGAGTGCTTTTGGTCTTGCCTTTCTCATGATAGCCCGATGTATTTACACGAAGTCACCGCTTATAATATGGGATTGTTTGCCTTCAATGGGACAAGAGAGTGAGATTTATCAAGGGAATGACTTGATATTGCAATACAGTGATTTATAAATCTGAAATGGTTTTCATTGCAGGATAATGTGAAGGTTTACTAATTATTTGCCCTATTTTATTTCCACAGTTGACATAATTTCTGCTATTGAATTTGACAAGTCTGGTGATCATCTTGCTACTGGTGATCGTGGTGGTCGAGTTGTTCTATTTGAGAGGACAGATACAAAAGATGTAAGCCTGGTTTCTGccatccccccccccccccttcccCCTTCTTTTCAAGAAGTTCCCATCTAAGCACTTTGTATTGGAATGTGTGTGTATGCTGAAACTTTCAGGCTGGTGGATCAAGAAGGGATCGGGAGAGGATGGACTATTCTATTAGTAGGCATCCTGAGTTCCGTTATAAAACAGAGTTTCAGAGTCATGAGCCCGAGGTAGTCACCCCTTGCCCATTAATATTGTACCGACTTCCTATCATTCAGAAGTTATGAGTGTCAATATTTACGATATACGGTCATTTTTCAGTTTGACTATCTCAAGAGCTTGGAAATAGAAGAGAAAATCAACAAAATCAGATGGTGCCAAACAGCTAATGGTGCCCTCTTCCTTCTTTCTACAAATGATAAAACCATAAAATTTTGGAAGGTATGAGTCAAATGCCGAGTTTGGTATTTTCACCAATTTGATACTGAATTGTGCTCAAGGTTGCATTTTTGTGGAATTAAGTTCGATTCCTGGTTTTTCATGCATAGACACTATGAGGCCTCTGCATTTGTATTCTGTAAATTATCAGTTAGCCAGATACATTTGCATGTAGTGGAGACTCTTAAGTATGCATGTACGGGTAGGCTTTTCATTTTCACCTGCATAAAATTGTGATGTCCTTTTGTACTACCATCTTTCATGCACTTTTGTGACGAGTCTTTTTTTgttgtgtttgttaatacaccatatttattttattaaaatgcATTGGGATGATCAAATGTCATGATTAGTTGATATTGAAGGAGGCTGTGCCATGAACTAAATCCTAATGGAAAATGATGTTGATGAAATATTACCTTCCTTGAATATTtggatatgtatgtatatgAAACTGAATGTGAGTGTCTtcaattttttaagttttcctCCCTTATGAATATTGTGATTGATCCATCTGCTAGGTTCTTAATCTAAATATTTCTTATCTGAGAACAggttcaagaaaagaaaatcaagaaaatttCTGAGATGAATGTTGACCCTTCAAAAGCAATGGGAAATGGCAGTATTGGTAGTTCAAGTAGTTCTAGGGCATATCTTGCAAATGGAGGAGCTCCAGATAGATCACACAATAACCTAAGCAATGACTACTCATTTCCACCAGGAGGCATTCCATCACTAAAGTTACCTGTGGTAGTTGTATTTATCCCTTTCATGTGCAACTCATTTCCCAATGTTTGTATGTTGAGAATAAAATTTCCggtttttgttttaattattgaaaaaacaataaattataaGTAGACTAAAACAAAAGTGTCAAGGCCTAGCAATGGTTAGTTTTTCTTCATTAAATGGAATGCAGTTTGTGTTTGCATTacattgagtttgaacaacttaGCAGATATATGTTGAACTAACAAGCCCTGGCAGTAGTTCAACAAACATATTTCAATCTTGGTTGTCTTCATGGTGCTACTTAAGGTTGCTTAATGTAATTTAGCCTATGTCAACCCCAAATTTTTTCTATTCGAAAGGGAAATGGTCCtaactttttcatttttaatgtTCAGTGTGTGTGGTGGGTGGGGTGGGGTTTTTTTGGGGGGAGGCTGACAGTGCTATAACTCACATGTTTGAGATTTCACAGTGCTAACTCACATGTTATAATATATGTAGGTAAGTAGCCAGGAGACGAGTTTATTGGCTCGGTGCCGCAGAGTATATGCCCATGCTCATGATTATCATATCAATTCTATTTCAAATAACAGGTGATCATAGTTTTCTTAGTTCACACTTCAAACCATATTTTGCTATCTCATCTGGTAAATTTTGGGCGAAAGTGAGAAACCTGAGGATTCATATTCTATTATTCTTAGAGTGGATATTATTGTCAACCTTgctttcattatttttattctcaTAATGTTTTGTTTTGAAATGTTTCCTGTTGGATTATTGATTCATGTCAACATGATTCTATTTGAACCTTTTGTTTTGCTTTCTTTCATGGTGATACTGTTATGCGATCCTATCTTCTAGTGATGGCGAAACTTTCATATCAGCCGATGATTTGCGTATAAATCTTTGGAATCTGGAAATTAGCAATCAAAGTTTTAATATTGTCGATGTAAAGCCTGCAAATATGGAGGATCTGACAGGTAACTTGGGGAACTTCTTATGCTATAAACTTTTCTCTGTTGATAACATGGTTATGCATGAGTAACTTCAACATATAAGTTTTAGTTGACTGATCAGTTTGTAATGGCCAGCCCCATAGTAGTAACTTTATTGGGTCTGAGCTATTCCAGCCTGGGAGATCTGTGTTCATCTCGGAACTCTCTATTTCTAAAATCACATTTTTCCCAAAGAAAATATCTTGTGGGGTCATATCTCCCTTTAGGTAGGCCCAAGCATGGAATAGTCCAAAATATGTAGTTaccatttttttttaacttgcACTAGTTTGTTCGTTGTCAAAAgaattttaacaaatttttgGTGGCTGCAGGAGTTACATTTGTCTTTGAACTACTTTGCTTAGTCCATACCATGCAATTATTTACAAAAAAGATTGCTTACCGTGTTGAGTTTAGTTTGTAGTCACTATTTTATACTTCGATTCTATATTTTCCTTTCTTAACAATGaatctaattttcaaaacatgTGATTTTTCCACAGCTACTTTGCTTAGACTTGCAGTTCAGATTATGTTTTGTCTCAAGTCTAAACTCCACCTGACTTAGTCCCTGCATGGGCCTACCTCAACTTGAGCTTGACTATATGTCTAGGTTGGGGTTAGAACTAATAAAGTTTAATCTTTTGGAAATCTCAAGCAAAATATGGGCTTAGTCAAATCTGGTTCGTGGAACCGATTTGTATTTGTAATTAGGCTATGTTTGGGAGTTCTAGAAATGTTGGAAGGGAATGTTCTTTAATGGAATGATGAAAGAAAGGTGAAAATTGGAGTGTACTGGATCGTGTCCTTCACATGTGTGGTGTGTTCAATAAGTATATGAAGGAGGGAAAGGAGAAAATGTATTTATAGGCAAGTGGGGAGGGACTTGGTGGGTTGAAGGTAGAATCGGCTTGTGTGTTGCATGCATTATTTGCAGGAGAGTATTTCCTATTTCTTCAGTCTTGGTTGAGCTTTGAccccagatatttatgatttcaGAGGTAATAACATCAGCAGAATTCCACCCTACACATTGTAATACGTTGGCATACAGCAGTTCAAAGGGTTCAATCCGCCTAGTTGACTTGCGGCAATCAGCATTATGTGATTCGCATACCAAATTGTAAGCTTTTGTTATATACTTTTGTGGTAATCTTCAtgttaatttctaaaaaccaaGTAAATAAGTAATAGTGTTTAATAAATGTCAAGACTGTAGGCTAAATAGCAGAAAGGttttttctctctattttttcctctttttttcttgGCGTGGACAATCGAACTTCGCAAAAGATCTTCTTTTGCCCCCTTCTTTGTGTGGACACTTGAAATGTTGCTTATGAAGCAAAGAGTTTTTATGAAAATCTATTATACTAATGCAGTTGTGTATGCTTCCTTGTTCATTTAGATTCTAACAGGcaatataatcttttgaacAGGTTTGAGGAACAGGAGGCCCCTGGGTCCAGATCATTTTTCACGGAGATTATTGCTTCTATCTCAGACATAAAATTTGGGAAGGATGGAAGATACATACTTAGCCGTGATTATATGACTCTAAAGGTTTGACGTTTTTACGTCAAAAAATTCATGTTTTCAGTTGTTGAAGCTTTCTAATATTTTGGGCTTTGGCAAATAGATCCTCCTTTCTAATATTTGAGGAGATAAAGTTGTCAAATTGAAAGTTGAGAACCACACCCTCTTTGCCAAGAGactttttttatgtatttttactTATTTATAGATAGGGATgctttaaatttttgttgaattgaattttttattttttattagtttgggttgctttgtttaaattgtACTTTTTTTACTTAGGTCTCTTCGTAACTTCAACATTCTTTGTGCTGTAGTCTAAACATATCAAATATCTCTCATTTTGTTTCTTTGGATGGTTTCTACGCTTTTGTGTTTATGATCACTCATTCTTTATCTTATTCACTCATCTTGACTTATTTAAACAGCTATGGGACATAAATATGGATTCAGGCCCGGTTGCAACTTTCCAGGTTCACGAGTATTTAAGACCTAAGGTTAGATTCCTGGGCTTTTATAGGTGAAGTTGATTCATGAATTTCTTTCCACTGCTTTGTTGTCTTATAATTGGCTATGCTTTTGTTTGAACATGCCAGCT
The Arachis stenosperma cultivar V10309 chromosome 7, arast.V10309.gnm1.PFL2, whole genome shotgun sequence genome window above contains:
- the LOC130940933 gene encoding serine/threonine protein phosphatase 2A 55 kDa regulatory subunit B beta isoform-like isoform X1, with amino-acid sequence MNGGDEVVAAPAGPPNPLEWKFSQVFGERTAGEEVQEVDIISAIEFDKSGDHLATGDRGGRVVLFERTDTKDAGGSRRDRERMDYSISRHPEFRYKTEFQSHEPEFDYLKSLEIEEKINKIRWCQTANGALFLLSTNDKTIKFWKVQEKKIKKISEMNVDPSKAMGNGSIGSSSSSRAYLANGGAPDRSHNNLSNDYSFPPGGIPSLKLPVVVSSQETSLLARCRRVYAHAHDYHINSISNNSDGETFISADDLRINLWNLEISNQSFNIVDVKPANMEDLTEVITSAEFHPTHCNTLAYSSSKGSIRLVDLRQSALCDSHTKLFEEQEAPGSRSFFTEIIASISDIKFGKDGRYILSRDYMTLKLWDINMDSGPVATFQVHEYLRPKLCDLYENDSIFDKFECCLSGDGLRIATGSYSNLFRVFGCALGSAEATTLEASKNPMRRQVPTSTPRQRSLGNSITRVVRRGTEAPGVDANGNSFDFTTKLLHLAWHPTENSIACAAANSLYMYYA
- the LOC130940933 gene encoding serine/threonine protein phosphatase 2A 55 kDa regulatory subunit B beta isoform-like isoform X2, which produces MNGGDEVVAAPAGPPNPLEWKFSQVFGERTAGEEVQEVDIISAIEFDKSGDHLATGDRGGRVVLFERTDTKDAGGSRRDRERMDYSISRHPEFRYKTEFQSHEPEFDYLKSLEIEEKINKIRWCQTANGALFLLSTNDKTIKFWKVQEKKIKKISEMNVDPSKAMGNGSIGSSSSSRAYLANGGAPDRSHNNLSNDYSFPPGGIPSLKLPVVSSQETSLLARCRRVYAHAHDYHINSISNNSDGETFISADDLRINLWNLEISNQSFNIVDVKPANMEDLTEVITSAEFHPTHCNTLAYSSSKGSIRLVDLRQSALCDSHTKLFEEQEAPGSRSFFTEIIASISDIKFGKDGRYILSRDYMTLKLWDINMDSGPVATFQVHEYLRPKLCDLYENDSIFDKFECCLSGDGLRIATGSYSNLFRVFGCALGSAEATTLEASKNPMRRQVPTSTPRQRSLGNSITRVVRRGTEAPGVDANGNSFDFTTKLLHLAWHPTENSIACAAANSLYMYYA